One part of the Streptomyces sp. AM 2-1-1 genome encodes these proteins:
- a CDS encoding GuaB3 family IMP dehydrogenase-related protein: protein MTEIEIGRGKRGRRAYAFDDIAVVPSRRTRDPKEVSIAWQIDAYRFELPFLAAPMDSVVSPQHAIRIGELGGLGVLNLEGLWTRHEDPQPLLDEIAEMPVESATRRLQEIYSAPIQEELIGQRIKEVRDSGVVTAAALSPQRTAQFSKAVVDAGVDIFVIRGTTVSAEHVSGAAEPLNLKQFIYELDVPVIVGGCATYTAALHLMRTGAAGVLVGFGGGAAHTTRNVFGIQVPMATAVADVAGARRDYMDESGGRYVHVIADGGVGWSGDLPKAIACGADAVMMGSPLARATDAPGRGRHWGMEAVHEDVPRGKLVDLGPVGTTEEVLTGPSHTPDGSMNIFGALRRAMATTGYSDLKEFQRVEVTVADSQHRR from the coding sequence GTGACTGAGATCGAGATCGGGCGCGGCAAGCGCGGCCGCCGGGCATACGCATTCGACGACATCGCTGTCGTACCGAGCCGCCGGACCCGGGACCCGAAGGAGGTCTCGATCGCCTGGCAGATCGACGCCTACCGCTTCGAGCTGCCGTTCCTGGCCGCTCCCATGGACTCCGTCGTGTCCCCCCAGCACGCCATCCGCATCGGTGAGCTCGGCGGACTCGGCGTCCTCAACCTGGAAGGTCTCTGGACCCGCCACGAGGACCCGCAGCCGCTGCTCGACGAGATCGCCGAGATGCCGGTCGAGTCCGCGACCCGCCGCCTCCAGGAGATCTACTCCGCGCCGATCCAGGAGGAGCTGATCGGGCAGCGCATCAAGGAGGTGCGCGATTCCGGTGTCGTCACCGCCGCCGCGCTCTCGCCGCAGCGCACCGCCCAGTTCTCCAAGGCCGTCGTCGACGCCGGGGTGGACATCTTCGTCATCCGCGGCACGACCGTCTCCGCCGAGCACGTCTCCGGTGCCGCCGAGCCGCTCAACCTCAAGCAGTTCATCTACGAGCTCGACGTCCCGGTGATCGTCGGCGGCTGCGCCACGTACACCGCCGCCCTGCACCTGATGCGCACCGGCGCGGCGGGTGTGCTGGTCGGCTTCGGCGGCGGCGCCGCCCACACCACCCGCAACGTCTTCGGCATCCAGGTGCCGATGGCGACCGCGGTGGCGGACGTGGCGGGTGCCCGCCGCGACTACATGGACGAGTCCGGCGGCCGGTACGTGCACGTCATCGCGGACGGTGGCGTCGGCTGGTCCGGCGACCTCCCGAAGGCCATCGCCTGCGGCGCGGACGCTGTCATGATGGGCTCCCCGCTGGCCCGCGCCACCGACGCTCCGGGCCGCGGCCGCCACTGGGGCATGGAGGCCGTCCACGAGGACGTGCCGCGCGGCAAGCTGGTGGACCTGGGTCCGGTCGGTACGACCGAGGAGGTGCTGACCGGTCCGTCGCACACCCCGGACGGCTCGATGAACATCTTCGGCGCCCTGCGCCGCGCGATGGCCACGACCGGCTACAGCGACCTCAAGGAGTTCCAGCGCGTCGAGGTCACCGTGGCGGACTCGCAGCACCGCCGCTGA